In Sardina pilchardus chromosome 10, fSarPil1.1, whole genome shotgun sequence, one genomic interval encodes:
- the tmem86a gene encoding lysoplasmalogenase-like protein TMEM86A, which yields MVSPVTVVKSEGPKLVPFFKATCVYFVLWLPTSSPSWFSALIKCLPIFCLWVFLLAHGISFLGAHSSARKIFAGLIFSALGDAFLIWQEQGYFSHGLLMFAITHILYSSAFGMKPLNAMAGLVIGAVSAVSYALLYPYLSGPFTYLVAVYIGLIGFMGWRAIAGVQLANDLWTWTKLSACLGAVLFMVSDLTIAVNKFCFPVPHSRAIIMATYYAAQMLIALSAVECQDADMARKRA from the exons ATGGTCTCGCCTGTCACTGTG GTGAAGTCGGAAGGGCCGAAACTAGTGCCCTTCTTCAAGGCCACCTGTGTGTACTTCGTGCTGTGGCTGCCCACCTCCAGTCCTTCCTGGTTCAGCGCTCTCATCAAGTGCCTGCCCATCTTCTGCCTGTGGGTCTTTCTGCTGGCGCACGGCATCAGCTTTTTAGGTGCCCATTCCAGTGCCCGAAAGATCTTCGCTGGACTCATTTTCTCCGCTCTGGGAGATGCCTTTTTAATCTGGCAGGAGCAGGGCTACTTCAGCCATG GCCTTCTGATGTTTGCCATCACCCACATCCTCTACTCCTCCGCCTTCGGCATGAAGCCCCTGAACGCGATGGCGGGCCTGGTGATCGGGGCTGTCTCGGCGGTCAGCTACGCGCTTCTCTACCCCTACCTGTCCGGGCCGTTCACCTACCTGGTGGCCGTGTACATCGGCCTGATCGGCTTCATGGGCTGGCGGGCCATCGCGGGCGTGCAGCTGGCCAACGACCTGTGGACGTGGACCAAGCTGTCGGCGTGCCTGGGCGCCGTGCTCTTCATGGTGTCCGACCTGACCATCGCCGTCAACAAGTTCTGCTTCCCCGTGCCGCACTCGCGCGCCATCATCATGGCCACCTACTACGCCGCGCAGATGCTCATCGCGCTCTCCGCCGTCGAGTGCCAGGATGCCGACATGGCCAGGAAACGAGCGTGA